From a single Williamwhitmania taraxaci genomic region:
- the meaB gene encoding methylmalonyl Co-A mutase-associated GTPase MeaB, giving the protein MEERNKSKSALTVNSGIPQPPQVNPNALTHIRKNKKDKLSVSDYVEGILSGNISILSQGITLIESSLPKHHIIAQQVIEQCLPHAGKSVRVGITGVPGVGKSTFIEALGVQITSQGKKLAVLAIDPSSERSKGSILGDKTRMEVLSVDPNAYIRPSPSAGSLGGVARKTRESIVLCEAAGFDVVFIETVGVGQSETAVHSMVDCFLLLMLAGAGDELQGIKRGIMEMADLLAITKADGANLQKAMMAKAEYTSALHLYPPAESGWDPRVLTCSSLEKDGIADVWNTISDYIATTKENEFFQNKRQHQSKYWMFETINESLRESFYDNVAIQNLLTKLEEDVLSNKLTSFAAAQMLLDKYFDNLKE; this is encoded by the coding sequence GTGGAAGAACGAAACAAGAGCAAAAGCGCCTTAACGGTAAATAGCGGAATACCTCAACCACCTCAGGTTAATCCCAATGCACTAACGCATATTCGCAAAAATAAAAAGGATAAACTTTCGGTGTCGGATTATGTAGAGGGAATACTCTCCGGAAATATATCTATCCTCAGTCAGGGAATAACCTTAATAGAAAGTTCGCTACCAAAACACCACATTATTGCACAACAGGTTATAGAGCAATGCTTACCTCATGCAGGAAAAAGCGTTCGCGTTGGAATAACAGGTGTGCCAGGCGTTGGTAAAAGCACGTTTATCGAAGCGTTGGGTGTTCAAATTACCTCTCAAGGGAAGAAGTTGGCCGTTTTGGCGATCGATCCATCCAGCGAACGCTCCAAGGGAAGTATCCTTGGTGATAAGACACGAATGGAAGTTCTTTCAGTTGATCCAAATGCCTACATTCGTCCCTCACCTTCAGCCGGATCGCTTGGAGGTGTTGCTCGAAAAACACGCGAATCAATTGTTTTGTGCGAAGCTGCAGGTTTTGATGTGGTATTTATCGAAACAGTTGGAGTAGGACAATCGGAAACTGCCGTGCATTCGATGGTTGATTGTTTCTTGCTACTCATGCTGGCCGGAGCTGGTGACGAACTTCAAGGAATAAAAAGGGGAATTATGGAGATGGCCGATCTGCTAGCCATTACGAAAGCCGATGGTGCAAACTTGCAAAAAGCTATGATGGCCAAAGCCGAATACACCAGCGCTCTACACCTTTATCCACCAGCAGAATCGGGGTGGGATCCAAGAGTTCTCACCTGCAGCTCTCTAGAAAAGGATGGCATTGCAGATGTATGGAATACTATTTCTGACTATATTGCAACAACAAAAGAGAATGAATTCTTTCAAAACAAACGCCAGCATCAATCCAAATACTGGATGTTCGAGACCATAAACGAATCGTTGAGAGAAAGTTTTTATGACAATGTCGCCATTCAAAATTTGCTCACAAAACTGGAAGAAGACGTTCTTTCCAACAAATTGACCTCATTTGCCGCCGCCCAAATGCTTCTCGACAAATACTTTGACAACCTAAAAGAGTAA
- a CDS encoding TlpA disulfide reductase family protein → MKRLLLGLIPILALASCSQGNKFDLNVTVTGQPTGNMVYLQTLNEREFINVDSTEIKDNAFTFTGQLEQPDLYFIRIGQSEPIMLFLENSSIEVKANLDSIDKAVIKGSATQDLYKSYNTGLLPIQAKMDNLYAKADSLKMVNALTPSADKQLEIEYDAISSEQSAYTNKFIQDNPKSVASAFIAYRFLANRLEFPELEKLVLLFDASIAKSQYVVKLTEKVETMRKTAVGQPYVDFSLADTSGTQISLSSLVDGKTVVMIDFWASWCGPCRGENPSVVAMYAELKGKGFQIMGVSLDKTKEAWIKGIKEDGITYPQVSDLLYWQSAAAKLYAVSGIPHTVLIGKDGKIAAKNLRGDELKAKVLELLK, encoded by the coding sequence ATGAAAAGATTATTACTGGGACTAATCCCTATCTTGGCACTGGCATCTTGCTCTCAGGGCAATAAATTTGACCTAAACGTGACCGTTACCGGACAACCTACTGGCAATATGGTTTACCTGCAAACACTTAATGAACGTGAATTTATCAACGTTGACAGCACGGAAATTAAAGATAATGCATTCACTTTTACCGGACAACTTGAACAACCAGACCTTTACTTTATCCGTATCGGCCAAAGTGAACCAATAATGCTATTCCTCGAGAATTCCTCCATTGAAGTTAAAGCCAACCTCGATAGCATAGATAAGGCTGTGATTAAAGGATCGGCAACCCAAGACCTATACAAGAGTTACAATACCGGTTTGCTACCGATACAGGCCAAGATGGATAACCTGTATGCTAAAGCCGATTCACTTAAGATGGTTAACGCCCTAACTCCTTCCGCTGACAAACAGTTGGAAATAGAATATGATGCTATTTCCAGCGAGCAATCTGCATATACTAACAAGTTCATTCAAGACAATCCAAAGAGCGTTGCGTCTGCATTTATAGCTTACAGATTTTTAGCCAATAGGCTGGAATTCCCCGAATTGGAGAAACTAGTCCTTCTTTTCGATGCGAGTATTGCCAAATCGCAATACGTGGTTAAACTTACAGAAAAAGTTGAAACCATGCGAAAAACGGCAGTTGGTCAACCTTATGTTGATTTTTCACTAGCAGATACTTCCGGAACGCAAATTTCCCTTTCATCATTAGTTGACGGAAAAACTGTTGTGATGATTGACTTCTGGGCATCTTGGTGTGGTCCTTGCCGTGGCGAGAACCCAAGCGTTGTGGCTATGTATGCTGAACTTAAAGGAAAAGGATTCCAGATTATGGGAGTTTCTCTCGACAAGACAAAGGAAGCTTGGATTAAGGGAATAAAAGAAGATGGTATTACTTACCCTCAAGTATCCGATCTTTTATACTGGCAATCGGCAGCTGCTAAACTTTACGCCGTAAGCGGTATCCCTCACACTGTTCTTATTGGTAAAGACGGAAAAATTGCAGCCAAGAACCTTCGCGGCGATGAGTTAAAAGCAAAGGTTTTAGAGTTGCTTAAATAG